One window of the Sulfitobacter alexandrii genome contains the following:
- a CDS encoding microcin C ABC transporter permease YejB encodes MGAYIVRRLLLIIPTLFGIMLVNFALAQFVPGGPVEQAIARIQGGGDVFAGFASGGNDAGDTGVGTGSEYVGSRGLPPEFIEELEREFGFDKPPVERFFNMMWNYVRFDFGESYFRSIGVIDLVKEKLPVSISLGLWSTLIAYLVSIPLGIRKAVRDGSRFDTWTSGAIIAAYAIPGFLFAILLLVLFAGGSYWQIFPLRGLTSDNWSELSLGAKIVDYFWHITLPVVASTIGAFATLTLLTKNSFLDEIKKQYVITARAKGLSERKVLYGHVFRNAMLIMIASFPGVFIGVFFTGSLIIETIFSLDGLGRLAFEATVARDYPIVFGTLFIFGLMGLVVGLVSDLMYVAVDPRIDFEKREG; translated from the coding sequence GTGGGCGCCTATATTGTCAGACGGCTGCTGCTGATCATTCCGACGCTGTTCGGGATCATGCTGGTGAACTTCGCCCTGGCACAATTCGTGCCCGGCGGCCCCGTGGAACAGGCCATCGCCCGGATCCAGGGCGGCGGGGATGTTTTCGCGGGCTTTGCCAGCGGCGGCAACGATGCGGGCGACACCGGTGTCGGGACCGGCAGCGAATACGTGGGCTCACGTGGTCTGCCGCCCGAGTTCATCGAGGAACTGGAACGCGAGTTCGGTTTCGACAAGCCGCCGGTGGAACGGTTCTTCAACATGATGTGGAACTACGTGCGCTTCGACTTCGGCGAGAGCTATTTCCGCTCCATCGGGGTGATCGACCTCGTGAAGGAAAAGCTGCCGGTGTCGATCTCGCTGGGGCTGTGGTCCACGCTGATCGCCTATCTGGTGTCGATCCCGCTGGGCATCCGCAAGGCGGTGCGGGATGGCAGCCGCTTCGACACATGGACGTCGGGCGCCATCATCGCGGCCTATGCGATTCCGGGCTTCCTTTTCGCCATCCTGCTGCTGGTGCTCTTCGCGGGTGGGTCGTACTGGCAGATATTCCCGCTGCGCGGCCTGACGTCGGACAACTGGAGCGAGTTGAGCCTCGGCGCCAAGATCGTCGATTATTTCTGGCACATCACCCTGCCGGTCGTGGCCTCGACCATCGGGGCCTTTGCGACGCTGACGCTGCTGACCAAGAACAGCTTTCTCGACGAGATCAAGAAGCAGTACGTCATCACCGCGCGGGCCAAGGGCCTGTCCGAGCGCAAGGTGCTGTACGGTCACGTGTTCCGCAATGCGATGCTGATCATGATCGCCAGTTTCCCCGGCGTGTTCATCGGCGTCTTCTTTACCGGATCGCTGATCATCGAGACGATCTTCAGCCTTGACGGTCTGGGGCGGCTGGCCTTCGAGGCGACCGTCGCGCGGGATTATCCGATCGTCTTCGGCACCCTGTTCATCTTTGGCCTCATGGGGCTGGTGGTCGGGCTCGTTTCCGACCTGATGTACGTCGCCGTGGACCCGCGCATCGACTTCGAGAAACGCGAGGGCTGA